In a single window of the Campylobacter fetus subsp. testudinum 03-427 genome:
- the fabG gene encoding 3-oxoacyl-[acp] reductase (Pfam match to PF00106.21 adh_short): protein MKFSGKNVLVTGASRGIGAEICKALAGFGLKVWINYRSKPELADALKDEIEKNGGKAAVVKFDASNEDEFIEAINLIVQADGELSYLVNNAGITNDKLALRMKMEDFSSVIDANLKSAFIGSKEALKVMSKKRFGAVVNVASIVGEMGNAGQTNYAASKGGMIAMSKSFAKEGAARNIRYNCVAPGFIQTDMTDVLPEEVKSNYIANIPLKRLGEAKEIANSVAFLLSDYSSYITGDVLKINGGLYM, encoded by the coding sequence ATGAAATTCAGTGGAAAAAACGTCTTAGTCACAGGAGCTAGTAGAGGGATCGGAGCAGAAATCTGTAAAGCGCTAGCGGGATTTGGCTTGAAAGTATGGATAAACTATAGAAGTAAGCCAGAACTTGCAGATGCATTAAAAGACGAGATAGAAAAGAATGGCGGTAAAGCTGCAGTAGTCAAATTTGACGCTTCAAATGAAGATGAATTCATAGAAGCTATAAATCTCATAGTTCAAGCAGACGGCGAGCTTAGCTATCTTGTAAATAACGCCGGAATCACAAATGACAAACTTGCTCTTAGAATGAAAATGGAAGATTTTTCAAGCGTGATAGATGCAAATTTAAAAAGTGCATTCATAGGTAGCAAAGAAGCTCTAAAAGTAATGAGTAAAAAACGTTTCGGAGCAGTTGTAAATGTCGCTTCTATAGTTGGTGAAATGGGAAATGCAGGACAGACAAATTACGCCGCAAGCAAAGGCGGTATGATAGCTATGAGTAAATCATTTGCCAAAGAAGGAGCTGCTAGAAATATACGTTATAACTGTGTAGCACCAGGATTCATACAAACTGATATGACTGATGTGCTACCTGAAGAAGTAAAATCAAATTATATAGCAAATATACCTCTAAAAAGGCTAGGTGAAGCTAAAGAGATCGCAAACAGCGTTGCTTTTTTGCTTAGTGATTACTCAAGCTATATTACCGGTGATGTTCTTAAGATTAATGGCGGTTTATATATGTAG
- the pgm gene encoding phosphoglycerate mutase (Pfam matches to PF06415.9 iPGM_N, and to PF01676.14 Metalloenzyme) has protein sequence MNKKCILVITDGIGYNESSDFNAFAAAKKPTYDWLFKNVPMNYIKTSGLAVGLPDGQMGNSEVGHMTIGSGRVLYQNLVKIDKAIEDGSLAKNEALLNLIKKVKRVHIIGLYSDGGVHSHLKHFDEICKICEQKGLQTYAHAITDGRDVSPTSGLNFIKSLESKFKIASISGRFYAMDRDKRWERVNKAYQAISQNSNLQNITATQYMQNSYDNKIFDEFIEPASFSDFGGIKPEDGIVFINFRNDRAREICSALSIKDFSEFQRNNICENLITMTNYDDKFNFPIMFKNDEIKDTLAEVIARNNLRQLHTAETEKYAHVTFFFNGGKEELVENEIRVLIPSPKVKTYDEKPQMSAYEVTQAVIKAINDGIDFIVVNYANGDMVGHTGDFDAAVKAVEAVDECLGSVIKVAKKEGYSYMQISDHGNCEAMQDKKGGVLTNHTIFDVFAFVLADGVDKVNPGGLSNVAPTILKLMDIDIPKIMDKPLI, from the coding sequence ATGAATAAAAAATGTATATTAGTGATAACAGATGGTATAGGTTATAATGAAAGTAGTGATTTTAACGCATTTGCCGCAGCAAAAAAACCGACTTACGACTGGTTATTTAAAAATGTACCTATGAACTATATAAAAACAAGCGGGCTCGCCGTTGGACTTCCTGATGGGCAGATGGGAAATAGCGAAGTTGGTCATATGACAATAGGAAGCGGAAGAGTACTATATCAAAATTTAGTTAAAATCGATAAAGCCATAGAAGATGGAAGCTTAGCAAAAAATGAAGCTCTTTTAAATTTAATTAAAAAAGTAAAAAGAGTACATATCATCGGTCTTTATAGCGATGGCGGAGTTCATTCTCATCTTAAACATTTTGATGAAATTTGTAAAATTTGCGAACAAAAAGGTCTGCAAACATACGCTCACGCTATCACTGATGGTAGGGACGTCAGCCCTACTTCTGGGCTAAATTTTATAAAATCTTTAGAAAGCAAATTTAAAATCGCTAGTATAAGTGGTAGATTTTACGCTATGGATAGAGACAAACGTTGGGAAAGAGTAAATAAAGCATATCAAGCTATCTCTCAAAACTCAAATTTACAAAACATAACAGCAACGCAATATATGCAAAACTCATATGATAATAAGATTTTTGATGAGTTTATAGAACCAGCTAGTTTTAGTGATTTTGGTGGTATCAAGCCTGAAGATGGTATAGTATTTATAAATTTTAGAAATGATAGAGCAAGAGAGATCTGCTCAGCTCTTAGCATAAAAGATTTTAGTGAATTTCAAAGAAATAATATCTGCGAAAATCTTATAACAATGACAAATTACGATGACAAATTTAATTTTCCTATAATGTTTAAAAATGATGAGATAAAAGATACTCTAGCAGAAGTTATAGCTAGAAATAATCTTCGTCAATTACACACCGCAGAAACTGAAAAATACGCGCATGTTACATTCTTTTTTAATGGTGGCAAAGAAGAACTTGTAGAAAATGAAATTCGTGTTTTAATCCCTAGTCCAAAAGTAAAAACATACGATGAAAAACCACAAATGAGTGCGTATGAAGTCACTCAAGCTGTTATAAAAGCGATAAACGACGGAATTGATTTTATAGTTGTAAATTACGCAAATGGCGATATGGTAGGACACACCGGTGATTTTGACGCCGCAGTTAAAGCAGTAGAAGCAGTAGATGAATGTTTAGGATCAGTTATAAAAGTGGCTAAAAAAGAGGGTTACTCTTATATGCAAATAAGCGACCACGGAAACTGCGAAGCTATGCAAGACAAAAAAGGCGGAGTTTTAACCAATCATACGATTTTTGATGTATTTGCGTTTGTATTAGCAGATGGGGTTGATAAAGTAAATCCAGGCGGACTTAGCAATGTAGCTCCAACTATTTTAAAACTTATGGATATAGATATCCCAAAAATTATGGATAAACCGTTAATATAA
- the fabF gene encoding beta-ketoacyl-[acp] synthase II (KASII) (Pfam matches to PF00109.22 ketoacyl-synt, and to PF02801.18 Ketoacyl-synt_C), whose amino-acid sequence MKRVVVTGMGMVNALGLDKETSFKNICDGKTGVKKITLFDATDFPVQIAAQVDDFDPATVMEAKEIKKADRFIHLGLQAANEAMIDANLNEFDPNEFGVSSAAGIGGLPNIEKNSNICFEKGPKRISPFFIPSSLVNMLGGLVSINHNLKGPNLSSVTACAASTHALCEAAKSIMIGEAKAMLVVGAESAICPVGIGGFAAMKALSTRNDDPEHASRPFDKDRDGFVMGEGAGALVLEEYESALSRGAKIYAEIVGFGETGDAHHITSPSQDGPERAMKKALSMAGNIKIDYVNAHGTSTYANDANETNALKAIFGSNVPPVSSTKGQVGHCLGAAGAIEAVISIMALQNSIIPPTINQIEKDDECDLDYVPNIARKAQLKTAMSNSFGFGGTNGSVIFKKLEK is encoded by the coding sequence TTGAAAAGAGTCGTAGTAACTGGTATGGGTATGGTGAATGCGCTAGGTCTTGATAAAGAGACATCTTTTAAAAATATTTGCGATGGTAAAACCGGAGTTAAAAAGATAACCTTGTTTGATGCTACGGATTTTCCTGTTCAGATAGCTGCACAAGTAGATGACTTTGATCCAGCTACTGTTATGGAAGCAAAAGAGATAAAAAAGGCAGATAGATTCATACATCTTGGCCTACAAGCAGCAAATGAAGCTATGATCGATGCAAATTTAAATGAATTTGATCCGAACGAATTTGGTGTTAGCTCAGCTGCTGGTATAGGCGGACTCCCAAATATTGAAAAAAACTCAAACATATGTTTTGAAAAAGGTCCTAAAAGAATCTCACCATTTTTTATCCCATCCTCACTTGTAAATATGCTAGGTGGTTTAGTTAGCATAAATCACAATCTAAAAGGTCCGAATTTATCAAGCGTTACAGCGTGTGCAGCCTCAACCCACGCTTTATGTGAAGCCGCAAAAAGTATAATGATAGGTGAAGCTAAAGCTATGCTCGTTGTTGGTGCAGAATCTGCAATATGCCCTGTTGGTATCGGAGGATTTGCTGCTATGAAAGCGTTATCTACTAGAAATGACGACCCTGAGCATGCTTCACGTCCTTTTGATAAAGATAGAGATGGGTTTGTGATGGGAGAAGGGGCTGGTGCTTTAGTTCTTGAAGAGTATGAAAGTGCATTATCTCGTGGGGCTAAAATTTACGCCGAAATAGTCGGATTTGGAGAAACTGGAGATGCACATCATATAACAAGTCCTAGTCAAGACGGTCCAGAACGTGCTATGAAAAAAGCTCTATCAATGGCTGGAAATATAAAAATTGATTACGTAAATGCTCACGGTACTTCAACATATGCAAACGATGCAAACGAAACTAATGCTTTAAAAGCAATATTTGGATCAAATGTTCCTCCTGTTAGCTCAACAAAAGGTCAAGTCGGTCATTGTTTAGGAGCTGCTGGAGCTATAGAAGCTGTTATATCTATAATGGCTCTGCAAAATAGTATTATCCCGCCTACTATAAACCAGATAGAAAAAGATGACGAATGCGATCTAGATTATGTTCCAAATATAGCTAGAAAAGCTCAACTAAAAACAGCTATGAGTAACTCTTTTGGTTTTGGTGGAACAAACGGCTCTGTAATATTTAAAAAGTTGGAAAAATAA
- the mraY gene encoding phospho-N-acetylmuramoyl-pentapeptide transferase (Pfam match to PF00953.17 Glycos_transf_4), with product MFYYFYELFGINFFSYITVRAGISFFLAFVLTVYFMPKFILWAKAKNANQPIYELAPQNHKKKNKIPTMGGVIFVFCAILATLFSAKLDNDFVLIGILILASFSLLGYIDDRGKILGAKNHAGLHAKIKFILQWIIGIICACLLLFFTDLDSLFYIPFYKYSIFDMGYFIILFWALVIISASNAVNLTDGLDGLATVPSIFGLVTLGVFAYLMGNAVYSSYLLLPKFVGVGELLILVTALIGALLGFLWFNCYPAEVFMGDSGSLSVGAFIGYMGIVTKNEILLIVIGFVFVMETLSVILQVSSFKIRKKRIFLMAPIHHHFEIKGWSENKIIVRFWMIALLANLIALIALKLR from the coding sequence GTGTTTTATTATTTTTATGAACTTTTTGGGATAAATTTCTTTAGTTATATCACTGTTAGAGCTGGTATTAGCTTCTTTTTGGCTTTTGTTTTGACTGTATATTTTATGCCTAAATTTATATTGTGGGCAAAGGCGAAAAATGCAAATCAACCTATCTATGAGCTAGCACCCCAAAATCATAAGAAAAAAAATAAAATACCAACGATGGGCGGCGTAATATTTGTATTTTGCGCTATTCTTGCTACGCTTTTTAGCGCTAAATTAGATAATGATTTTGTGCTTATAGGAATTCTTATACTTGCTAGTTTTAGTCTGCTTGGATATATCGATGATAGAGGTAAAATTTTGGGTGCAAAAAATCACGCTGGATTGCACGCTAAAATCAAATTTATTTTGCAGTGGATTATAGGTATTATTTGTGCTTGTTTGCTGCTTTTTTTTACCGATTTAGATTCGCTTTTTTATATCCCTTTTTACAAATATTCTATTTTCGATATGGGTTATTTCATAATTTTATTTTGGGCTCTTGTGATAATTTCAGCTTCAAATGCTGTAAATTTGACTGATGGTTTAGATGGCTTAGCGACTGTTCCTTCGATATTTGGACTTGTTACTCTTGGTGTTTTTGCTTATTTGATGGGAAATGCGGTTTATAGTTCATATCTGCTTTTGCCTAAATTTGTAGGAGTAGGCGAGTTGCTTATTTTGGTTACTGCTCTTATAGGTGCTTTGCTTGGATTTTTATGGTTTAATTGCTATCCAGCTGAAGTTTTTATGGGCGATAGCGGTAGTCTTAGCGTAGGCGCATTTATAGGTTATATGGGTATCGTAACTAAAAATGAGATCTTGCTTATAGTGATAGGATTTGTTTTTGTAATGGAAACCTTGTCTGTTATATTGCAAGTAAGTAGTTTTAAAATACGCAAAAAACGGATATTTTTAATGGCGCCGATCCATCATCATTTTGAGATAAAAGGATGGAGTGAAAATAAGATTATCGTTAGATTTTGGATGATAGCTCTTTTGGCGAATTTGATAGCGTTGATTGCTTTAAAATTAAGGTAA
- a CDS encoding pyridine nucleotide-disulfide oxidoreductase (Pfam matches to PF07992.10 Pyr_redox_2, and to PF02852.18 Pyr_redox_dim), whose translation MKYDLIIIGFGKAGKTLAAKAGSMGKKVALIEKSDKMYGGTCINIGCIPTKKLVTLSKDAKFFSDKNEYFSKSIEAKDTLISALRAKNYGMLNDNPNVTLIKATAKFKDENTILADGEELSAKVIVINTGSKEKDIPFEVKSNQIYTSTTILNLKTLPKHLIVLGMGFIGLEFASMFANFGSKVTIMARRNEFLPDLDNDVSSSVKAALQAQGIEIILGSKFEKLDGDTLSFNQNGIGKSIKADAFLAAFGRTPAIDELSLQNANIAVGDKCEVLVNDHLQTTIPHIYAVGDCKGGPEFTYISLDDYRIVFDHIFGDKTRSTANRSVWATTTFMDTELSQVGKSEKELSNRELKIAKVSLSSVPMAKVLAHDTGFMKAIVDKNSDEILGVTLHCKNANEIINMFSLAMENKIKASKLKSQIFTHPSISEAINDLFSQI comes from the coding sequence GTGAAGTATGATTTGATAATTATCGGATTTGGCAAGGCTGGGAAAACTTTAGCAGCTAAAGCTGGTTCCATGGGTAAAAAAGTTGCTTTGATAGAAAAAAGCGATAAAATGTACGGAGGAACTTGTATAAATATAGGTTGTATTCCAACTAAAAAACTAGTTACTCTGAGCAAAGATGCTAAATTTTTCAGCGACAAAAATGAGTATTTTTCTAAATCGATAGAGGCTAAAGATACGCTTATAAGCGCACTTAGAGCTAAAAACTATGGTATGTTAAATGATAATCCAAATGTAACGCTCATAAAAGCTACTGCTAAATTTAAAGATGAAAATACTATTTTAGCAGACGGTGAAGAGCTAAGTGCTAAGGTAATTGTGATAAATACTGGAAGCAAGGAGAAAGATATACCATTTGAAGTTAAATCAAATCAAATTTATACTTCCACGACTATTTTAAATTTAAAAACGCTACCAAAACACTTAATTGTTTTAGGTATGGGATTTATAGGGCTCGAGTTTGCTTCTATGTTTGCAAATTTTGGTTCAAAAGTAACTATTATGGCAAGGAGAAACGAGTTTTTACCCGACCTTGACAATGATGTTTCAAGTAGCGTAAAAGCAGCTTTGCAGGCTCAAGGCATAGAAATCATTCTTGGTAGCAAATTTGAAAAACTTGATGGCGATACTCTTAGTTTCAATCAAAACGGTATAGGTAAAAGTATAAAAGCAGATGCGTTTTTAGCTGCATTTGGTAGAACTCCGGCGATAGATGAGTTGTCTTTGCAAAATGCTAATATCGCAGTTGGAGACAAATGCGAAGTGCTTGTAAATGACCATCTCCAAACTACAATCCCTCATATTTATGCTGTTGGAGATTGTAAAGGAGGACCGGAATTTACTTATATTAGTCTTGATGATTATCGTATAGTATTTGATCATATATTTGGCGATAAAACTCGCAGCACTGCTAATAGAAGCGTGTGGGCTACTACGACTTTTATGGATACCGAGCTTAGTCAAGTTGGCAAAAGCGAAAAGGAGCTATCAAATCGTGAGTTAAAGATAGCAAAAGTAAGTTTGAGCTCTGTACCTATGGCGAAAGTTCTAGCTCACGATACTGGTTTTATGAAAGCCATTGTAGATAAAAATAGTGATGAAATACTTGGTGTCACGCTGCATTGTAAAAATGCAAACGAGATAATAAATATGTTTAGCTTGGCTATGGAAAATAAAATCAAAGCTTCTAAGCTTAAAAGCCAGATTTTTACTCATCCTAGTATAAGCGAAGCTATAAATGACTTGTTTAGTCAAATTTAA
- the panC gene encoding pantothenate synthetase (Pfam match to PF02569.11 Pantoate_ligase) encodes MQILKSVSELLEFRNNCSGSVGFVPTMGALHNGHATLIKNSVSQNDDTIVSVFVNPTQFLPGEDLEKYPRNQSGDIKICELCGASALFFPNADEIYSKDEPLIIAPKRISTILEGATRPGHFDGVCMVLNKLFNLVSPTRAYFGKKDSQQLVIVQNMVKRFFLNLEIVPCDIVRESDGLALSSRNSYLNDDELCYALKLSRSLMRASNLIKANELNSKIIKSSMNECLEPLKVDYIAVVNRNFEPIENVEIGNSIILVAAYVGKTRLIDNIWI; translated from the coding sequence ATGCAAATATTAAAAAGTGTTAGCGAACTTCTAGAATTTCGCAATAACTGCAGCGGTAGCGTAGGCTTTGTACCTACTATGGGTGCTTTACATAACGGTCATGCAACGCTTATAAAAAACTCGGTTTCGCAAAACGACGATACGATAGTAAGCGTATTTGTAAATCCTACGCAATTTTTACCCGGAGAAGATCTAGAAAAATATCCAAGAAATCAAAGCGGAGATATAAAAATATGCGAATTGTGCGGAGCAAGCGCACTGTTTTTTCCAAATGCAGATGAAATATATAGCAAAGACGAACCGCTCATAATAGCTCCAAAACGCATATCTACCATACTTGAGGGCGCTACTAGACCTGGTCATTTTGATGGCGTATGTATGGTTTTAAACAAATTGTTTAATCTTGTTTCCCCGACTAGAGCGTATTTTGGTAAAAAAGATTCTCAGCAGCTAGTAATCGTACAAAATATGGTAAAAAGGTTTTTTTTAAATTTAGAAATAGTACCTTGTGATATAGTAAGAGAAAGCGATGGACTAGCACTTTCAAGTAGAAATAGTTATCTAAACGACGATGAACTTTGCTACGCTTTAAAATTATCAAGATCTCTTATGAGAGCTTCAAATTTAATAAAAGCAAACGAGCTAAACTCAAAAATCATAAAATCATCTATGAATGAGTGCTTAGAGCCGTTAAAAGTCGATTATATCGCTGTTGTAAATAGAAATTTTGAACCGATAGAAAATGTCGAGATAGGAAACAGTATAATTTTAGTCGCTGCGTATGTCGGCAAAACCAGATTAATAGATAATATATGGATATAA
- a CDS encoding radical SAM methylthiotransferase, MiaB/RimO family (Pfam matches to PF00919.16 UPF0004, and to PF04055.17 Radical_SAM), with amino-acid sequence MPNLYLVSLGCNKNLVDSEIMLGRLSSYDIVDKPNNADVMIVNTCGFIESAKEESIRAILELASYKKENSVLVVTGCLMQRYRDELMKELPEVDIFTGVGDYASIDEMILKKQNLFSPDVYLQKSDTKRVITGSSYHAYIKIAEGCNQKCSFCAIPTFKGKLKSRDIKSIINEVKELTKDGYSDFSFIAQDTSSFLRDAGLNDGLIKLIDEVEKIEALKSARILYLYPTTASMELIDKIIASPKFVNYFDMPIQHINDDMLKIMRRGSSKERLKELLTKMRNAENSFLRTGVIIGHPGETQERFNELCEFLSEFKFDRISAFAYSKEEDTLAYEMEQIPSKTITKRLNTIEKIIKKQIDDSFKSLVGEVIKVQINGSSSEGEMFFGAKSVIWDREIDGEILINDTQIKDPKVGEIYDCKINEFVKDKLIGEIICNS; translated from the coding sequence ATGCCAAATTTATACTTAGTTTCACTTGGCTGCAATAAAAATCTAGTCGATAGCGAGATAATGCTAGGACGCCTTAGCTCGTACGATATAGTAGATAAACCAAATAACGCAGATGTAATGATAGTAAATACATGTGGATTTATAGAGAGCGCAAAAGAAGAGAGCATAAGAGCCATACTAGAACTAGCGAGTTATAAAAAAGAAAATAGCGTACTAGTAGTCACAGGTTGTCTCATGCAAAGATATCGTGATGAGCTTATGAAAGAGCTTCCAGAAGTGGATATATTCACAGGCGTGGGTGACTATGCTAGCATAGATGAGATGATATTAAAAAAACAAAATCTATTTAGTCCAGATGTTTATTTACAAAAAAGCGACACAAAACGCGTTATAACCGGATCTAGCTATCACGCATATATAAAAATAGCCGAAGGTTGCAATCAAAAATGCAGTTTTTGCGCCATACCAACTTTCAAAGGCAAGCTAAAAAGCAGAGATATAAAAAGCATAATCAACGAAGTAAAAGAGCTAACAAAAGATGGATATAGCGACTTTAGCTTCATCGCGCAAGATACTAGCTCATTTTTAAGAGACGCAGGGTTAAATGATGGACTCATAAAACTTATAGATGAAGTAGAAAAGATAGAAGCTCTAAAATCTGCTAGAATTCTCTACTTATATCCAACAACTGCTAGTATGGAGCTTATAGATAAAATTATAGCTTCACCTAAATTTGTAAATTACTTCGATATGCCTATCCAACATATAAACGACGATATGCTAAAGATAATGAGGCGCGGAAGCTCAAAAGAGCGTTTAAAAGAGCTTTTAACAAAGATGAGGAATGCCGAAAATAGTTTTCTAAGAACAGGAGTGATAATAGGTCATCCAGGTGAAACGCAGGAGAGATTCAATGAGTTATGCGAGTTTTTAAGCGAGTTTAAATTTGATAGGATATCAGCTTTTGCTTACTCTAAAGAAGAAGATACTCTTGCTTATGAAATGGAGCAAATTCCTTCTAAAACTATAACAAAAAGATTAAATACAATAGAAAAAATTATAAAAAAACAGATAGATGATAGTTTCAAAAGCCTAGTAGGCGAGGTCATAAAAGTCCAGATAAATGGCTCAAGCAGTGAAGGTGAAATGTTTTTTGGAGCTAAAAGCGTGATATGGGATCGAGAGATCGATGGTGAAATTCTCATAAATGACACTCAAATAAAAGATCCTAAAGTGGGTGAAATTTATGATTGCAAGATAAATGAATTTGTCAAAGATAAGCTTATCGGAGAGATTATTTGCAACTCTTAA
- the accA gene encoding acetyl-CoA carboxylase, carboxyltransferase, alpha subunit (Pfam match to PF03255.10 ACCA) — protein MASYLDFEKGIKQIDDDIANAKIRGDEHAVEILRKNLEKEITKTYKNLNEFQRLNLARHPDRPYALDYIRALLKDSYEIHGDRAFRDDPSIVCYIGYIGGKKVIVIAEQKGRGTKYKIMRNFGMPHPEGYRKALRIARLAEKFEIPIIFLIDTPGAYPGVGAEERGQSEAIARNLFEFSELKTRTIAVVIGEGGSGGALAIGVADRLAMMKNSVFSVISPEGCAAILWNDPSKNEAATKAMKITADDLKELKLVDDVIDEPVMGAHRDKEGAIKALGEYILKQLDELEKQDIDDVVKNRIEKILSIGAYA, from the coding sequence ATGGCTAGCTACCTCGACTTTGAGAAAGGCATAAAACAGATAGACGACGATATAGCAAATGCAAAAATAAGAGGCGACGAACACGCCGTAGAAATTTTAAGAAAAAATTTAGAAAAAGAAATAACAAAAACATATAAAAATTTAAATGAATTTCAAAGATTAAATTTAGCAAGACATCCTGATCGTCCGTATGCTCTTGATTATATCAGAGCGTTACTAAAAGATAGCTATGAAATACACGGCGATAGAGCATTTCGTGATGATCCTTCTATAGTATGCTATATCGGATATATAGGTGGTAAAAAAGTTATAGTTATAGCAGAACAAAAAGGAAGAGGCACAAAATATAAGATAATGAGAAATTTCGGTATGCCTCACCCTGAAGGGTATAGAAAAGCATTAAGAATCGCTAGATTAGCAGAAAAATTTGAGATACCTATTATATTTCTTATAGATACTCCAGGAGCTTATCCAGGAGTTGGAGCTGAAGAGCGCGGTCAAAGTGAAGCGATAGCTAGAAATTTATTTGAATTTAGCGAATTAAAAACTAGAACGATAGCAGTTGTTATAGGTGAAGGCGGAAGCGGTGGAGCACTTGCTATAGGAGTTGCTGATAGACTAGCTATGATGAAAAACTCGGTATTTTCAGTTATATCTCCTGAAGGATGCGCTGCTATATTATGGAATGATCCATCAAAAAATGAAGCTGCAACAAAAGCTATGAAAATTACCGCAGACGACCTAAAAGAACTAAAACTTGTAGATGATGTGATAGATGAACCTGTTATGGGTGCTCATAGAGATAAAGAAGGAGCTATAAAAGCTCTTGGCGAGTATATATTAAAACAGTTAGACGAACTAGAAAAACAAGATATAGATGATGTAGTCAAAAATCGTATAGAAAAGATACTATCTATCGGAGCGTACGCTTAA
- the prfB gene encoding peptide chain release factor 2 (Pfam matches to PF03462.14 PCRF, and to PF00472.16 RF-1) codes for MDSYEYTELLKKLNTKVQNISRVIRPQDIEVRLKEIEEIENSSEFWSDIKKAGEIGKEKTKISNMLCKFKNVKSALSDAYDLYELANAEDDEQTINSLFEDAQNLEDKITNLEISMMLSGEDDSKNAIVSIHPGAGGTESNDWASMLYRMYLRFCEREGFKVETLDFQEGDEAGLKDVSFIVKGENAYGYLKAENGIHRLVRTSPFDSAGRRHTSFSSVMVSPEVDDDIAIEIEDKDLRLDYYRASGAGGQHVNKTESAVRITHIPTNIVVQCQNDRSQHKNKATAMKMLKSRLYEFELMKQQEANNAIEKSEIGWGHQIRSYVLFPYQQVKDNRSGEAYSQTDAILDGDIKKIIESVLISQKSSIDKE; via the coding sequence TTGGACAGTTACGAATACACCGAACTCTTAAAAAAATTAAATACCAAAGTTCAAAATATAAGTCGTGTTATAAGACCTCAAGACATAGAAGTAAGACTTAAAGAGATAGAAGAGATAGAAAATAGCTCTGAGTTTTGGAGTGATATCAAAAAAGCTGGTGAAATAGGCAAAGAAAAAACTAAAATTTCAAATATGCTTTGTAAATTTAAAAACGTAAAAAGTGCGCTAAGTGATGCTTATGATCTTTATGAGCTAGCAAACGCCGAAGATGACGAGCAAACTATCAACTCACTTTTTGAAGATGCGCAAAACCTTGAAGATAAGATAACGAATTTAGAAATTTCTATGATGCTTAGCGGAGAAGACGACAGCAAAAATGCTATAGTTAGCATACATCCAGGAGCAGGCGGAACAGAGAGTAATGACTGGGCAAGTATGCTTTATAGGATGTATTTGAGATTTTGCGAGAGAGAAGGATTTAAAGTTGAAACTTTGGACTTTCAAGAAGGCGATGAAGCCGGACTAAAAGATGTAAGTTTTATCGTAAAAGGCGAGAATGCTTATGGATATCTAAAAGCTGAAAATGGTATCCACCGCCTTGTTAGAACTAGTCCATTTGATAGTGCAGGACGCCGCCATACAAGCTTTTCAAGCGTAATGGTAAGCCCTGAAGTTGATGATGATATAGCTATAGAAATAGAAGATAAAGATCTTAGGTTGGATTATTACAGAGCTAGTGGAGCAGGCGGACAGCATGTAAATAAAACAGAAAGTGCGGTGCGTATAACTCACATACCAACAAATATCGTTGTGCAGTGTCAAAACGACAGAAGTCAGCATAAAAACAAAGCTACTGCTATGAAAATGCTAAAGTCAAGACTTTACGAATTTGAGCTTATGAAACAACAAGAGGCAAATAACGCCATAGAAAAAAGCGAGATAGGCTGGGGTCATCAGATACGCTCATACGTACTTTTCCCGTATCAACAAGTCAAAGACAATAGAAGCGGTGAAGCGTACAGCCAGACAGACGCTATACTTGATGGAGATATAAAAAAGATAATAGAATCAGTGCTTATAAGTCAAAAAAGTAGTATAGACAAAGAGTAA
- the acpP1 gene encoding acyl carrier protein (Pfam match to PF00550.21 PP-binding), whose translation MAVFDEVKDVVVEQLSVAPDAVKMESKIIEDLGADSLDVVELVMALEEKFEVEIPDSEAEKLISISDVVNYIDGLKK comes from the coding sequence ATGGCAGTATTTGATGAAGTTAAAGATGTAGTCGTAGAGCAGTTAAGTGTTGCTCCAGACGCGGTTAAAATGGAATCAAAAATCATAGAGGATCTAGGCGCCGATTCACTTGATGTTGTTGAGCTTGTTATGGCTTTAGAAGAGAAATTCGAAGTAGAGATTCCAGATAGCGAAGCTGAGAAACTAATAAGCATATCTGATGTTGTAAATTATATAGATGGTCTAAAAAAATAA